The following is a genomic window from Serratia ficaria.
AGTCATCAACAGGCAGCGGCGATTCGATAAAGCGGTAAGAAAAAGCCTGACGCGTTTCATCAACCATCAGCAGTTGCTCACGAAGAATGTCGCCGTTCTCCAGCACCAGCCTGCGCTTGCAGCCCGGCAGCCCGTCCGGCTGATGGTCCTCAATTTCACTGCTGCGGATCGCCGGGTGCCATTCACTGATGCGGCCAAACTGGCGGAGCGTTTGCCATACCCGGTTCGCATCAGCGGCGACGGTGGCGTTAAATTTTACGACTGACATAGCGGTGCCTTTTATTGTGTTACGCGTTTTCCGGCCATGTCGGCCGCGCGAATGATGGAAATGCCCGGCTGCGGATTCAGCGCGGACTGTATAAGGCGGGCGGCGATTTCTGCTGCCGGGTTGAGACGCCAGCGGCGCGGTAGAAACGGTGCGAAAACCCTAAGGGCGAGTTTCAGCGCCATTTCCCCCGGGCGCACCTCTTTCCTGGCCCCCCCGATAACGCCGGGCCGGACGAAGGTCAGCGAACGGAAATTCTCCTGCAAGAGCGCCTGCTCAAGCTCTCCTTTTACGCGGTTATAAAAAAAGCGCGAATCCGGATCTGCCCCGGCAGCCGAGGTCAGGGCAAAGGTTGAGGCGCCCAGGCTCTGCGCCAGGCGGGCAAATGCCAGCGGATAGTCGTAGTCAACCTGCCGGAAGGCGTTCCGGCTTCCGGCTTTGTGCATCGTGGTGCCAAGTGCGCAGATCACCGCGTCCAGCGTTCCTTCCTGCACACAGGTGCGCATATCCTCAAAACTGATTTGGGGATTGATAAGCGTCTTTCCGCCGGCAGCGTACGGAGGAAGTGGCTTTCGCGTGGGGGCGATAATGACACTGACGGCGGGATTGGCCAGCGCCTGGCGAAGGACATGGCCGCCCACCAGCCCGGTTGCACCCAGCAGCAACAGGCGGCTCACCTTACCGGCCCGCCATTTTCTGCACGGCTTCCCGAACCGGAACCTCGCCGGCAGTCAGCTCGATAATGATGCGACTGACGCCGGGCTGTTCAATGATTTCAGCCAGGGTGGCCGCCACATCATCACGGGAAACATCCCCATAAGGAATAGCGAGGCCCGCATGGACAAGGCCCGTGCCGGGCTCGTCCCGCAGCGTGCCAGGTCGTAATATCACCCAGTCGAGAGCGCTTTGCGCCAGCGCCACGTCGGCCATTTTTTTGACGCGCATATAGTTCTCGAACGTGTCAGACACTGACTGACCCCGTGCGGCCTCCGGGAATGCGGAAACCAGCAGAAAGCGCGACACCCGGGCCTTCAGGGCAGCGGCAACGGCGGTTTTCAGCCCCTCGCCATCTACCGCGTTGGTCATTTCCTGGCCGCCCTTACCGCCGGCGCCGGCCGTAAATACCACCACCTCACTGCCTGTCAGGTATGCAGCCAGCGCATCCTCATCCAGCTCGGTCAGGCTTCCGCTGACCGGCTCAGCCCCCTGCTGGCGTAATAACGTTTCCTGCTCTGGTTTGCGGCAAAGCGCCCGGACATCATGTCCGTTATCCGAAAGGATCCTGCTCAGGCGCCGGCCTATCTGGCCTGCGCCACCGATAATGAAAACACGGGTCATTACGTTCTCCTTGCCCTGTCATGAGGCGGCGGTAATCGCCGCGTTATCAACCTTCAAACTGATGGTACACTTTGGCGATCACCTGCCAGCGTCCGTCAATCTTAATCAGTGTCAGATAATCGTTATAGTCCGCACCTATAGCGTCATTTTCCATATCAACCCGCACTACTGCGGTAGTCGGCGTGATAGCCAA
Proteins encoded in this region:
- a CDS encoding SRPBCC family protein, translated to MSVVKFNATVAADANRVWQTLRQFGRISEWHPAIRSSEIEDHQPDGLPGCKRRLVLENGDILREQLLMVDETRQAFSYRFIESPLPVDDYVATVSLIPLTGRDETVIVWQASFEAHAREKAPEITAIVQELIMSGHRSLADFIEGR
- a CDS encoding SDR family oxidoreductase; protein product: MTRVFIIGGAGQIGRRLSRILSDNGHDVRALCRKPEQETLLRQQGAEPVSGSLTELDEDALAAYLTGSEVVVFTAGAGGKGGQEMTNAVDGEGLKTAVAAALKARVSRFLLVSAFPEAARGQSVSDTFENYMRVKKMADVALAQSALDWVILRPGTLRDEPGTGLVHAGLAIPYGDVSRDDVAATLAEIIEQPGVSRIIIELTAGEVPVREAVQKMAGR
- a CDS encoding Rossmann-fold NAD(P)-binding domain-containing protein, which gives rise to MSRLLLLGATGLVGGHVLRQALANPAVSVIIAPTRKPLPPYAAGGKTLINPQISFEDMRTCVQEGTLDAVICALGTTMHKAGSRNAFRQVDYDYPLAFARLAQSLGASTFALTSAAGADPDSRFFYNRVKGELEQALLQENFRSLTFVRPGVIGGARKEVRPGEMALKLALRVFAPFLPRRWRLNPAAEIAARLIQSALNPQPGISIIRAADMAGKRVTQ